One window from the genome of Streptococcus parasanguinis encodes:
- the mgtA gene encoding magnesium-translocating P-type ATPase, producing MQTNKERLIAALQEPLESTFATYKTSALGLVDDQVEENRDIYGENVITKGQEDSMIKKIYESIINPFTVILLVIALVSFITNVWLAKPGEQDPTTSIIIVTLVLISGGIRFIQELRSDKAASNLSRMIVNTATVLRDGAEQEIPIDEIVVGDVIKLSAGDMIPADVVLIDSRDFFVQQSGLTGESDAVEKVCLRKAASQNLDSLLESESLAFMGTNVISGRATALVLVVGDETMMGAIEQTINTYDEPTSFEREMNTISWLLIRLMLVMVPVVFVINGLTDGDWLEAGVFALSVGVGLTPEMLPMIITASLAKGSIIMAKEKVVIKKLNAIQDLGAIDILCTDKTGTLTQDEIVLEYPLDIHGDLDLSVLRRAYLNSYFQTGLKNLMDRAIINRTQKEAKKHEIVRDLDQTFHKIDELPFDFERRRMSVIVKDEDGVVSMVTKGALEEMLSVSTYVEYKGEIKRLTDEVRQEVLAEVAQLNEQGLRVLGVSYKTDLDENDIFSVEDERDMILTGYLAFLDPPKPSAAPAIKALAEYGVTTKILTGDNEKVTQAVCEKVGLDVERILLGSEIDTMTDQELAQVVETTTVFAKLSPDQKARIIVCLKNNGHKVGYMGDGINDAPSMKVSDVGISVDTAVDIAKETADVILLDKDLMVLEKGLVEGRKVYANMTKYIKMTVSSNFGNIFSLLFASIFLPFLPMAPVHLIVLNLIYDLSCIALPFDNVDKEFLKKPRIWEANSIMRFMAWIGPISSVFDIITYMLLYFLVVPMILGHGYNHGAADAAAFIMVFQTGWFIESMWSQTMVIHMLRSPKLPFIQSRPAFSVVVTTLAAAFFVTSLPYSPLASILKLSQLNGLYFVLLFAIIVLYMLSVTVVKRIYIKKYKEWL from the coding sequence ATGCAAACAAATAAAGAAAGACTCATTGCTGCTCTTCAAGAACCACTTGAAAGCACCTTTGCCACCTACAAAACCAGTGCCCTTGGTTTAGTTGACGATCAAGTAGAAGAAAACCGCGATATTTATGGCGAAAATGTCATCACAAAAGGTCAAGAAGATTCTATGATCAAAAAGATCTATGAATCGATCATCAATCCTTTTACAGTGATTTTGTTGGTCATTGCGCTGGTTTCCTTCATCACTAATGTCTGGCTAGCAAAACCAGGTGAACAGGATCCAACGACCTCCATCATCATTGTGACCTTGGTCCTGATCTCTGGTGGTATCCGCTTCATTCAAGAATTGCGGAGCGACAAAGCAGCTAGCAACTTATCACGTATGATTGTCAATACAGCGACCGTTCTGCGTGATGGAGCGGAACAAGAAATTCCGATCGATGAAATCGTCGTAGGAGATGTGATCAAACTAAGTGCCGGCGATATGATTCCAGCAGATGTGGTCTTGATTGATTCCCGTGACTTCTTTGTCCAACAATCTGGCCTCACAGGGGAAAGTGATGCTGTTGAAAAGGTTTGTCTCAGAAAAGCCGCCAGTCAAAATCTAGACAGTCTCTTGGAGAGTGAAAGCTTGGCCTTCATGGGAACCAATGTCATTTCTGGACGGGCGACAGCCTTGGTCTTGGTCGTGGGGGATGAAACCATGATGGGCGCCATTGAGCAAACCATCAACACCTATGACGAACCAACCTCATTTGAGAGAGAAATGAATACCATCTCTTGGCTCTTGATTCGGCTCATGTTAGTGATGGTGCCCGTTGTCTTTGTGATCAATGGCCTAACAGATGGTGACTGGTTAGAAGCGGGTGTCTTTGCCCTCAGCGTTGGGGTTGGTTTGACTCCTGAAATGTTGCCGATGATTATTACAGCGAGTCTTGCTAAGGGCTCCATCATCATGGCCAAGGAAAAAGTCGTTATCAAAAAACTCAATGCCATCCAAGACCTCGGCGCCATCGATATTTTGTGTACTGATAAGACAGGTACTTTGACCCAAGATGAAATCGTTTTGGAGTATCCGCTTGATATTCATGGCGATTTGGATCTATCAGTCCTTCGCCGGGCTTACTTGAATTCCTATTTCCAAACCGGGCTAAAAAATTTGATGGACCGGGCGATTATCAATCGGACCCAGAAAGAAGCCAAGAAACATGAGATTGTTCGCGATCTGGATCAAACTTTCCATAAGATTGATGAATTACCCTTTGATTTTGAACGTCGTCGCATGAGTGTCATTGTCAAAGACGAAGACGGTGTGGTCAGCATGGTGACCAAGGGTGCCTTGGAAGAAATGCTTTCTGTATCGACTTATGTTGAGTATAAGGGAGAGATTAAACGCCTGACAGATGAAGTCCGTCAAGAGGTCCTCGCTGAAGTTGCTCAATTAAATGAACAAGGTCTTCGTGTTTTGGGAGTCAGCTACAAAACCGACTTGGACGAAAATGACATCTTTAGTGTTGAAGATGAACGAGACATGATCCTAACCGGTTACCTTGCCTTTCTTGATCCACCAAAACCTTCTGCAGCTCCCGCTATCAAAGCTCTTGCAGAATATGGCGTAACCACCAAGATCTTAACTGGGGACAATGAAAAGGTAACCCAAGCTGTCTGTGAAAAAGTAGGGCTAGATGTAGAGCGGATTCTTTTGGGAAGCGAAATCGATACGATGACTGACCAAGAGTTAGCACAAGTTGTGGAAACAACAACGGTCTTTGCCAAATTATCACCAGATCAAAAAGCGCGGATCATCGTCTGCCTCAAGAACAATGGCCACAAGGTTGGTTACATGGGAGATGGGATCAACGATGCTCCATCTATGAAGGTGTCAGATGTCGGGATCTCTGTGGACACCGCTGTGGATATTGCCAAGGAAACAGCAGATGTCATCCTTCTAGATAAGGACTTGATGGTCCTTGAAAAAGGTTTGGTTGAAGGCCGCAAGGTCTATGCCAATATGACCAAGTATATCAAGATGACGGTCTCTTCTAACTTCGGGAATATCTTTTCTCTTCTCTTTGCCAGCATCTTTTTGCCCTTCCTTCCAATGGCTCCTGTTCATTTGATTGTGCTCAATCTTATCTATGATCTTTCTTGTATCGCCCTTCCTTTTGACAATGTCGACAAGGAATTCCTCAAGAAACCTCGTATCTGGGAAGCAAACTCCATCATGCGCTTTATGGCCTGGATTGGTCCAATTTCATCTGTATTTGATATTATTACCTACATGCTTCTTTATTTCCTTGTTGTCCCAATGATTTTAGGTCATGGCTACAACCATGGAGCAGCAGATGCAGCAGCCTTTATCATGGTGTTCCAAACTGGATGGTTTATTGAATCTATGTGGTCTCAAACCATGGTTATTCATATGTTGCGTTCACCAAAACTTCCATTTATCCAAAGTCGTCCAGCCTTCTCAGTCGTGGTGACGACTCTAGCAGCAGCCTTCTTTGTAACCTCCCTTCCATATAGTCCTTTGGCTTCTATCTTGAAGTTGAGCCAACTAAATGGATTGTACTTTGTTCTATTGTTTGCGATTATCGTCCTCTATATGCTTAGTGTGACGGTTGTCAAACGTATCTATATTAAGAAGTACAAAGAATGGTTGTAA
- the upp gene encoding uracil phosphoribosyltransferase, whose translation MGKLEVITHPLIQHKLSILRRTDTSTKAFRELVDEIAMLMGYEVLRELPLEDVEIETPITKTVQKQIAGKKLAIVPILRAGIGMVDGLLSLVPAAKVGHIGMYRDEETLKPVEYLVKLPEDIDQRRIFVVDPMLATGGSAILAIDSLKKRGASHIKFVCLVSAPEGVKALQEAHPDVDIFTAALDDHLNEHGYIVPGLGDAGDRLFGTK comes from the coding sequence ATGGGAAAATTAGAAGTTATTACACATCCACTGATTCAACACAAATTGTCTATTCTCCGCCGCACGGATACCTCTACGAAGGCCTTTCGTGAATTGGTAGATGAAATTGCTATGTTGATGGGCTACGAAGTGTTGCGTGAATTGCCTCTTGAAGATGTTGAAATTGAAACTCCTATTACTAAAACCGTTCAAAAGCAAATCGCAGGGAAGAAATTGGCTATTGTCCCAATTCTTCGTGCAGGGATTGGGATGGTCGATGGTCTCTTGAGTTTGGTACCAGCTGCTAAGGTTGGCCATATCGGGATGTACCGTGATGAAGAAACCTTGAAACCAGTTGAATACTTGGTGAAATTGCCAGAAGATATTGATCAACGTCGTATCTTTGTAGTAGACCCGATGCTTGCTACGGGTGGATCCGCTATTCTAGCGATTGATTCCTTGAAAAAACGTGGCGCTAGCCATATCAAATTTGTCTGCCTGGTATCGGCGCCAGAAGGGGTGAAAGCTCTTCAAGAAGCTCACCCAGATGTTGATATCTTTACAGCAGCCCTCGATGATCATTTGAATGAACATGGCTACATTGTTCCTGGTCTTGGAGATGCGGGTGACCGTTTATTCGGTACCAAATAA
- a CDS encoding ATP-dependent Clp protease proteolytic subunit yields MIPVVIEQTSRGERSYDIYSRLLKDRIIMVTGPVEDQMANSIIAQLLFLDAQDNTKDIYMYINTPGGSVSAGLAIVDTMNFIKSDVQTIVMGMAASMGTIIASSGAKGKRFMLPNAEYMIHQPMGGTGGGTQQTDMAIAAEHLLKTRNNLEKILAENSGQSIEKVHADAERDNWMSAQETLEYGFIDEIMANNKLD; encoded by the coding sequence ATGATTCCAGTAGTTATTGAACAAACCAGTCGTGGAGAACGTTCTTACGATATTTATTCCCGTCTGTTGAAAGATCGAATTATCATGGTAACAGGACCAGTTGAGGACCAAATGGCTAACTCCATTATCGCTCAATTGCTCTTCTTGGATGCCCAAGATAATACAAAAGATATCTATATGTATATCAATACACCAGGTGGCTCTGTCTCGGCAGGTCTAGCCATTGTAGATACCATGAACTTTATCAAGTCAGATGTCCAAACCATTGTCATGGGGATGGCAGCTTCTATGGGAACAATTATCGCTTCAAGCGGCGCGAAGGGCAAACGCTTCATGTTGCCAAACGCCGAGTATATGATTCACCAACCAATGGGTGGTACTGGTGGTGGTACCCAACAAACCGATATGGCGATTGCAGCAGAACACTTGCTCAAAACACGGAATAACTTGGAAAAAATCCTTGCGGAAAATTCAGGTCAATCCATTGAAAAAGTGCATGCTGATGCTGAACGTGACAATTGGATGAGCGCGCAAGAAACACTTGAATATGGCTTTATTGATGAAATCATGGCCAATAATAAATTGGACTAA
- a CDS encoding DUF2129 domain-containing protein, which yields MFEKQERTGLIVKLYYNRDGKKLQSVGDVLYHSKKCRYVQLYVDSDKADQVMEDLKKERYVKKVLPCYLKDLDTDFVGSLERLETPSVVTEG from the coding sequence ATGTTTGAGAAACAAGAAAGAACAGGCTTGATTGTCAAGTTGTATTACAATCGAGACGGAAAAAAATTACAATCTGTCGGAGATGTCTTGTACCATTCTAAGAAATGCCGCTATGTCCAATTGTATGTGGATAGTGACAAGGCAGACCAAGTCATGGAAGATTTAAAAAAAGAACGTTATGTTAAAAAGGTCTTGCCTTGCTATCTCAAAGATTTGGATACGGATTTTGTGGGTAGTTTAGAGCGATTGGAGACCCCATCTGTGGTCACAGAAGGATAG
- a CDS encoding ABC transporter substrate-binding protein, with protein sequence MKKKFALSFLTIASVALLAACGEVSTSGSNTTGNEIGKELKVGFNFEKTGEVAAYGSAEQKGAQLAVDEINAKGGADGKKIVVTDKDNKSETAEAATVTTNLVTQSKVNALVGPATSGATAAAVANAGKAGVPLVTPSATQDDLTKGQDYLFRATFIDSFQGQIIAKYTTDNLKAKKVVLYYDNSSDYAKGIAEAFKKSYKGEIVATETFQSKDTDFQAALTKIKDKDFDAIVLPGYYTETGKIVNQARGMGIKQPIIGGDGFSDAKFVEQATPAAATDIYYVAGFSTEGEMTDKAKKFVEAYKAKYNEEPSMFAALAYDSVYMVAEASKGAKNSVELKDNLAKLKDLEGVTGTMSIDKNHNPVKSALMIGLKDGKVKSVESVKP encoded by the coding sequence ATGAAGAAAAAATTTGCTCTTTCATTTTTAACCATTGCAAGTGTCGCTCTTCTTGCAGCTTGTGGTGAAGTTTCTACTTCAGGTTCAAACACAACTGGTAACGAAATCGGCAAAGAATTGAAGGTCGGTTTTAACTTTGAAAAAACTGGTGAAGTAGCAGCCTACGGTAGTGCCGAACAAAAAGGTGCTCAATTGGCTGTTGATGAAATCAACGCTAAGGGTGGAGCTGACGGTAAGAAGATCGTTGTCACAGACAAAGATAACAAATCTGAAACAGCTGAAGCAGCTACAGTCACTACAAACCTTGTCACTCAATCAAAAGTGAACGCTCTTGTAGGACCTGCAACTTCAGGTGCCACTGCAGCAGCGGTTGCCAATGCTGGTAAAGCAGGTGTACCATTGGTAACACCATCAGCTACTCAAGATGATTTGACAAAAGGTCAAGATTACCTTTTCCGTGCTACCTTCATCGATAGCTTCCAAGGACAAATCATTGCTAAATACACAACTGATAACTTGAAAGCGAAGAAAGTTGTTCTTTACTATGATAACTCATCTGACTATGCGAAAGGGATTGCTGAAGCCTTCAAGAAATCTTACAAAGGTGAAATCGTAGCAACAGAAACCTTCCAATCTAAGGATACAGACTTCCAAGCTGCCCTTACAAAAATCAAAGATAAAGACTTCGATGCGATTGTTCTTCCAGGTTACTACACAGAAACTGGTAAGATCGTAAACCAAGCGCGTGGTATGGGAATCAAACAACCAATCATTGGTGGTGATGGATTTAGCGATGCTAAATTCGTTGAACAAGCAACACCTGCTGCAGCTACAGATATCTACTACGTAGCTGGATTCTCTACTGAAGGTGAAATGACTGATAAAGCCAAGAAATTCGTAGAAGCCTACAAAGCGAAATACAATGAAGAACCTTCAATGTTCGCAGCTTTGGCTTATGATTCAGTTTACATGGTTGCAGAAGCATCTAAAGGTGCGAAGAACTCTGTCGAATTGAAAGACAACCTTGCGAAGTTGAAAGACTTGGAAGGTGTGACTGGTACAATGTCAATCGACAAGAACCACAACCCGGTTAAATCAGCTCTTATGATTGGCTTGAAAGATGGTAAAGTCAAATCTGTTGAGTCTGTTAAACCATAA
- a CDS encoding branched-chain amino acid ABC transporter permease has translation MLQQLVNGLILGSVYALLALGYTMVYGIIKLINFAHGDVYMVGAFMGYFLLNSWKVNFFVALLLAMVGTAILGVVIEYLAYRPLRHSTRIAALITAIGVSFLLEYGMVFFVGANTRSFPQVIETVRYNVGPISISNIQLMILGVSIFLMIALQFIIQKTKMGKAMRAVSVDSDAAQLMGINVNRTISFTFALGSALAGAGGVLIGLYYNSIEPLMGMTPGIKAFVAAVLGGIGIIPGAALGGFVIGLLETFATAIGLSDFRDAIVYAILIVILLIRPAGILGKNVKEKV, from the coding sequence ATGCTCCAGCAATTAGTGAACGGTCTAATCTTGGGAAGTGTCTATGCACTCTTGGCCCTTGGTTATACCATGGTGTATGGAATTATCAAATTGATCAACTTTGCCCACGGGGATGTCTACATGGTAGGTGCCTTTATGGGATACTTCTTATTGAACTCATGGAAAGTGAACTTCTTTGTAGCCTTGCTTCTAGCTATGGTCGGGACAGCTATTTTAGGGGTTGTGATTGAATATCTGGCTTATCGTCCGCTTCGTCATTCGACTCGGATTGCTGCCTTGATCACAGCCATCGGGGTTTCCTTCTTACTCGAATATGGGATGGTCTTCTTTGTAGGTGCCAATACCCGTTCCTTCCCGCAAGTCATTGAAACGGTTCGTTACAACGTCGGTCCTATTTCAATCTCCAACATTCAGTTGATGATCTTGGGAGTGTCTATTTTCTTGATGATCGCTCTTCAATTCATTATTCAAAAGACAAAGATGGGGAAAGCCATGCGGGCTGTATCTGTGGATAGTGATGCCGCTCAATTGATGGGGATTAATGTCAATCGGACCATTAGCTTTACCTTTGCCTTGGGATCAGCCTTAGCGGGTGCTGGTGGTGTCTTGATTGGTTTGTATTACAACTCGATCGAGCCTTTGATGGGGATGACACCAGGGATCAAAGCCTTTGTCGCAGCCGTTCTTGGAGGAATCGGAATCATTCCAGGTGCTGCCCTAGGTGGATTTGTTATCGGTTTGTTGGAAACCTTCGCTACAGCGATCGGTCTTTCAGACTTCCGTGATGCCATTGTGTATGCCATCTTGATTGTGATCTTGCTCATCCGTCCAGCAGGTATCCTCGGTAAAAATGTGAAAGAGAAGGTGTAA
- a CDS encoding branched-chain amino acid ABC transporter permease, whose translation MKQNLKVNLVWLGLLVAGFALIQVLVAAGVLNLFYIQILEQIGINIILAVGLNLIVGFSGQFSLGHAGFMAIGAYSAAILGSKSPTYGAFFGAMVLGALIAGVVALIVGVPTLRLKGDYLAIATLGVSEIIRILIVNGGTLTNGAAGILGLPAFTTWQLVYLFVVITTIFTINFLRSPIGRSTLSVREDEIAAESVGINTTKVKVIAFVFGAITAAIAGSLQAGFIGSVVPKDYSFTNTINVLIIVVFGGLGSMSGTVVAAIVLGILNMVLQDFSSVRMIIYSLALILVMIFRPGGLLGTWEFSLKKLLSKKEAN comes from the coding sequence ATGAAACAAAATTTAAAAGTAAATTTAGTCTGGCTTGGTCTTTTGGTCGCAGGTTTTGCCTTGATCCAAGTCTTGGTTGCAGCGGGTGTGCTCAACCTCTTCTATATCCAAATTTTAGAACAAATCGGGATTAATATTATCCTTGCAGTTGGCTTGAACCTCATTGTTGGTTTCTCAGGTCAATTCTCACTCGGCCATGCCGGATTTATGGCGATTGGTGCTTACTCTGCAGCCATTCTTGGTTCCAAATCACCAACCTATGGGGCTTTCTTTGGCGCGATGGTTTTAGGTGCTTTGATTGCTGGTGTCGTTGCCTTGATCGTTGGGGTTCCAACCCTTCGTTTGAAAGGGGACTACCTCGCGATTGCGACACTTGGGGTTTCTGAAATCATCCGGATCTTGATCGTCAATGGGGGTACTCTAACAAATGGTGCTGCTGGGATCCTTGGTTTGCCAGCCTTTACAACTTGGCAATTGGTTTACCTCTTTGTTGTCATTACAACGATCTTTACGATTAACTTCTTACGCAGTCCAATTGGACGCTCTACCCTTTCTGTTCGTGAAGACGAAATCGCAGCAGAATCTGTTGGGATCAATACGACCAAAGTCAAAGTCATTGCCTTTGTATTTGGTGCGATCACAGCGGCGATTGCGGGATCTCTCCAAGCCGGCTTTATCGGCTCGGTTGTTCCTAAGGATTACTCTTTCACCAATACCATTAATGTCTTGATCATTGTCGTGTTCGGTGGTTTGGGATCAATGTCAGGAACAGTTGTGGCAGCTATCGTCTTGGGTATCTTGAACATGGTGCTTCAAGACTTCTCAAGTGTCCGTATGATCATTTACTCATTGGCTTTGATTCTCGTGATGATCTTCCGTCCAGGTGGTCTTCTTGGAACATGGGAATTCAGCTTGAAAAAACTACTCTCAAAAAAGGAGGCTAACTAA
- a CDS encoding ABC transporter ATP-binding protein — protein sequence MALLEVKNLTKNFGGLTAVGDVTMELNEGELVGLIGPNGAGKTTLFNLLTGVYEPSEGTITLDGQLLNGKAPYKIAAGGLGRTFQNIRLFKDLSVLDNVLIAFANHHKPHVFASLFRLPSYYKNEEALKAKALELLAIFGLEKEADTLAKNLAYGQQRHLEIVRALATEPKILFLDEPAAGMNPQETAELTQLIRRIQKEFNITIMLIEHDMSLVMEVTERIYVLEYGRLIAHGTPDEIKTNKRVIEAYLGGEA from the coding sequence ATGGCACTTCTTGAAGTAAAAAATTTAACAAAAAACTTTGGTGGTTTGACAGCCGTTGGGGATGTGACCATGGAACTCAATGAAGGGGAATTGGTTGGTTTGATCGGACCCAACGGTGCCGGTAAAACAACCCTCTTCAACCTCCTAACAGGGGTATATGAACCAAGTGAAGGGACCATTACCTTAGATGGTCAGCTACTTAATGGTAAAGCACCTTATAAAATCGCTGCAGGTGGTCTGGGACGGACTTTCCAAAATATTCGTCTCTTTAAAGATTTGAGCGTTTTGGACAATGTCTTGATTGCCTTTGCTAATCACCACAAACCACATGTCTTTGCGAGTCTTTTCCGCTTGCCAAGCTATTACAAGAATGAAGAAGCTTTGAAAGCGAAAGCCCTTGAATTGTTAGCGATTTTTGGTTTGGAAAAAGAAGCAGATACCTTGGCCAAAAACTTAGCTTACGGACAACAACGTCACTTGGAGATCGTTCGTGCCCTTGCTACAGAGCCAAAAATCCTCTTCTTGGATGAACCTGCTGCAGGGATGAACCCTCAAGAAACAGCAGAATTGACCCAATTGATTCGTCGCATTCAAAAAGAATTTAATATTACGATCATGCTGATTGAGCACGATATGAGCTTGGTTATGGAAGTAACGGAACGGATTTATGTATTGGAATACGGTCGCTTGATTGCCCATGGTACGCCAGATGAAATCAAGACCAACAAACGCGTAATCGAAGCCTATCTAGGAGGTGAAGCCTAA
- a CDS encoding ABC transporter ATP-binding protein, which translates to MSMLKVENLSVHYGMIQAVRDVSFEVNEGEVVSLIGANGAGKTSILRTISGLVRPSAGKIEFLGQEIQKVPAQKIVAAGLSQVPEGRHVFPGLTVMENLEMGAFLKKDREENQANLKKVFSRFPRLEERKNQDAATLSGGEQQMLAMGRALMSTPKLLLLDEPSMGLAPIFIQEIFDIIQDIQKQGTTVLLIEQNANKALAIADRGYVLETGKVVLSGTGKELLASEEVRKAYLGG; encoded by the coding sequence ATGTCTATGTTAAAAGTTGAAAATCTTTCTGTACACTATGGCATGATCCAGGCTGTCCGTGATGTCAGTTTCGAGGTAAACGAAGGGGAAGTTGTCTCTCTTATCGGTGCTAACGGTGCTGGGAAAACATCTATTCTTCGTACCATTTCAGGTTTGGTGCGTCCAAGTGCTGGGAAAATCGAGTTTTTAGGTCAGGAAATTCAAAAGGTTCCGGCTCAAAAGATTGTAGCAGCAGGACTCTCTCAAGTTCCAGAAGGTCGTCATGTCTTTCCGGGCTTAACTGTTATGGAAAACTTGGAGATGGGAGCTTTCTTGAAGAAAGATCGAGAAGAAAATCAAGCTAACTTGAAGAAAGTTTTCTCCCGTTTCCCACGTTTGGAAGAACGGAAGAACCAAGATGCAGCAACCCTATCTGGTGGGGAACAACAAATGCTAGCAATGGGTCGTGCACTTATGTCGACGCCAAAACTCTTGCTTCTGGATGAACCTTCTATGGGATTGGCTCCAATCTTTATCCAAGAAATCTTTGATATCATCCAAGATATCCAAAAACAAGGGACAACGGTTCTCTTGATCGAGCAAAATGCCAACAAGGCTCTTGCTATCGCAGACCGCGGTTATGTTTTGGAAACAGGGAAAGTCGTTCTTTCCGGAACAGGAAAAGAACTCTTAGCCTCAGAAGAAGTCCGCAAGGCCTACCTTGGTGGATAA
- a CDS encoding Rgg/GadR/MutR family transcriptional regulator — translation MHIDRKIQLGELYKELRIARGLKQKDVARKGLSIAQLSKFENGQTMLSADKLLIAIESIHMTFEEFGHKLNNYELPKDIILGKKISTLFLKQDIKGLEYLLTEVLQSEETDQYQRIQSFIIENAIHSLDQNYEINIEDRKVLVDYLFSIESWTWFELYVFGNTMTLISDEDLLFFGDQLAERTKDYNFLKHNLSSLKLTYINLIGELILRKIDTQVPLFILELEKLLFPYDMLEIMLLKFLKLVNGYLNSKNSKKEIKQFIESLRVVGDSQLINILEVKLDQFGIHIN, via the coding sequence ATGCATATAGATCGAAAAATTCAATTGGGTGAATTATATAAGGAACTAAGAATCGCCAGAGGCTTAAAACAAAAGGATGTTGCTAGAAAAGGATTAAGCATAGCACAATTGTCTAAATTTGAGAATGGGCAAACAATGTTAAGTGCTGATAAATTATTAATAGCGATAGAATCAATTCACATGACTTTTGAAGAGTTTGGCCATAAATTAAATAATTATGAATTACCTAAAGATATTATTTTAGGTAAGAAGATATCCACTTTATTTTTGAAACAGGATATTAAAGGATTAGAGTATCTATTAACTGAAGTATTACAGAGTGAAGAGACGGATCAATATCAAAGAATTCAGTCATTTATTATTGAAAATGCGATTCATTCATTAGATCAAAACTATGAAATAAATATAGAAGATAGAAAAGTATTGGTAGATTATCTATTTTCAATTGAATCTTGGACATGGTTTGAATTATATGTATTTGGGAATACCATGACTTTAATTTCTGATGAAGATTTATTATTTTTTGGAGATCAGCTTGCGGAAAGGACTAAAGATTATAATTTTCTTAAACACAATTTAAGTTCTTTAAAATTAACGTACATAAATTTAATTGGCGAATTAATTTTAAGAAAAATTGATACTCAAGTTCCATTGTTTATACTCGAGCTAGAAAAGCTTCTTTTCCCATATGACATGCTAGAAATCATGTTGTTAAAATTTTTAAAATTAGTAAATGGTTACTTAAATTCAAAAAATTCTAAAAAGGAAATTAAACAATTTATAGAGTCTCTTCGAGTTGTTGGTGATAGTCAACTGATTAATATTTTAGAGGTAAAATTGGACCAGTTTGGGATACATATAAATTAG